The following is a genomic window from Armatimonadota bacterium.
TGCCGCGGACGAAGTAGCGCTGTCCCACGATGAAGACTATGAGCACCGGCACCATGACGATCACCGAGGCCGCCATCAGCAGGTGCCACTCCGTGAGGTATGGCCCCTGGAAATGCGCGAGGCCGATGGGCAGCGTTTTGAGGCTGAGGCTGTCGATGACGATGAGCGGCCACATGAAGTCGTTCCAGGTGTGGAGGAAGACGAACGTCGTGAGTGCGGCGAGCGCGGGCTTCGACAGCGGCAGGATGACGTTCCAGTAGATGCCGAGGAGGCTCGCGCCGTCAATGCGCGCGGCGTCTTCCAGGTCACTCGGGATGGTCAGGAAGAATTGGCGCAGCATGAACGTCCCGTACGCGGAGAACATGGCGGGCAGGATGAGTGCCCAGTAGGTGTCGGTCAGCCGCAGCCGCGAGAGGAGAATGTACACCGGAATCATTGTGATGACGCCGGGTACCATGAGCGTCGCGAGATAGCCGAGGAACAGCCCATTGCGACCGGGGAAGCGCAGGCGCGCAAACGCGTATGCCGCCAGCGAACTGGTCGTGACCTGCCCGAGCGTCACCAACACCGCGACGATGATGCTGTTGATGTAGAACACCAGGAAGCCGTCGGCGTTCTGCAGCAGCCCCGCAAAGGCCGACTCCACCCTGATGGCCTTCCATGCGCCAATGTAGTTGCGCCACTCCAGGTGGAGCCGCTCGACGGGGCGCGCTGCCCCTGACGGCACGGCCACGACCTGGCCCACCATGTCGGACGGCTCCACTAAGCGGAGCCGCTTCGCCGTAGGCGTGCGTCCGACTTCAGCGCCGCGCATCTCGCGCCCGTTGATGACCGCGGTGTAGATCGGGCCGTACTGGTTCGTGACTTGACGCGTCGGCAACCACCTGTCATGTGAGACCACGACTTGCGTCGGATCCTTAAGGGAGGTGACGATCATCCACGCCAGCGGCACCGCCATGACGAAGCCGATGGCACCGAGCGCCGCGTAGGCCAGCATCTTCAACAGCGCGTTGCTGCGGCCGCTGCGCCGACGCCGCCGCATGCCTGTCGTCCGTCTATCGTCCATCTCGCTCACTGCGATAACACCAATCTACAGCCGAAAGCGGCTGTGCGACATGGCAGATGATGAGCCTGTTCGCCGCGCGCTGTCATCACTGAAAGAACGCCACCCGCTGGCTCAAGCGCCAGTTGAGCAGCGTGAAGCCGAAGATCAGGCCGAACAAGACGCAGGCGATCGCCGCCGCGTAGCCCATTTGGAACCATTGGAACGCGTTCTGGTAGATGTAGAGCATGATCGTCGTCGTCGCGCCCGCGGGGCCGCCGCCGGTCATCATGTACGCCGCGATGAACCCGCCCTGGAAGCCGGAGATGATGGCCATGGTGACGACGAAGAACGTGGTCGGCGACAGCATCGGCCAGGTCACGTAACGCAGCTTGTGCCACCAGTTGGCGCCGTCCATGTCGGCGGCTTCATAGAGTTCGCCCGGGATGTTCTGGAGCCCGGCGAGGTAGAGGATGCAGTTGTATCCCCCGACGGTCATCCACAGGCTCATGATAATGAAGGCGGGCTTGGCCCACGCGGTACTGACGAGCCAGCGCGGAGGCTGAGTCATGCCGATATTGCGCAGCCAGACATTCAGCAGGCCGTAGTCTTCCTGGAAGATCCACTTCCACAGCAGGGTCACGGCGACGGCGGAGCATATCGCGGGCAGGAAGAACAGGGTGCGGAAGAACACGACTCCGCGCAGACGCTGGTTGAGCAGCAGGGCGCAGAACAGCGATCCCGCGATGGACAGGGGGATGCCGAACATCAGGAAGACCGTATTCCAGATGTATTTCCAGAAGTACGGGTCGTTGGCGACGAGCCCGGAGCCCTCGCGGTGGAATGCGAGGAGCTTGTCGAAGTTGCGCAGGCCGACGAAACGCGGCTGGTCGAGGACGCCCCACTCGGTGAAGCTGAGCACGAATGCCGCCGCAACCGGCAGCAGCGTAAAGACCAGGAAGCCGAGGAAGTTCGGCAGCAGGAAAGCGTAGGAGCCCACGTACCGCCGCCAGCGGCGGCGTTTGGGCGTTTCTGCCGGGGTGGCCATGGCGGTGTGCGCTGCCTACTCCTCCTCCATCACCGGCGGGTAGCTGAACGATTCGGTTTCCTCGCCGCGAAAGACGACGATGATGAAATCCTCGCGCTCGAACACGGGCATATACGAGGACACGATGTCCTCGTCGAGCTGCGCGAACAGCTCCTGCTGCTGCTCCGGCGACAGATACGCTTCGAGCAGCACGGTCGCATGAACGGTGGCGTCCGCGTAGTGGATGTCAACCTGGCCGACGCGCCGCTCGCCGTCCCACACCATGTACACCTCGGACGACAGCGTACGCAGGCTCCGTATCAGACGAAATGACATCCCTGCCCCCTATCGCTGAATTTCGATGCGCTCCAGGCCCCCGGCTTGCGCCCGCGCAGCGCCATTGACGTATATTCTAAGCCCGGCGTCGTCGGTTTGCAACTCCGGCGCGCGCCACGTGATCCTGATGTCGCGATCGCGGAGCCTGGCATGGTCAAGGGTGAAATGCTCCAGACCCATCGGCAGCGGATGCACCACCGCCCCGCCGTCGGCCTGCGGCTGGAGCCCGGCAACGTACTTGATAATCAGGTCAACCACCCAGGAGTGCTGATAGTCATCAACGCCCCGGTAGAGGCACGGCATCCCGGTGCGCGGGTTATAGTGCTCGTAGCAATTCGGCCTCCGCACGTCACCGTCGAAGAACATCATGCGCACGAACCGGCGCAGCAGTTCCGCGGCTGCCTCCGCGAGCGACGGATCGAGGTGCTGCGCGGCGCGCGCGAGAGCCTCGCACGCATGGCTGTTCGTCATCGGCCACACCCGCCCGCTCCAGGGGCACGCGTGGCGCTTACCTTTCCATTCCGCGTCCGCGCTGAAGAAGGGATCGTCCACTGCGCAAGTCGGCACGGGAAACTCGGTCCAGAAGCGCTGCGGCCTAAGCAGATGGCGGCGCAGCGCGTTCACGTGTTCCGGCCCGGCGATGTCGGTCATGAAGGGGTAGAAGCCGACTGCCGGCGAGTGCGGCGAGCGCTCCCAGGTTCCCGGCAAGACGTCGCAGAACTCCTCGCGCTCGGAATCCCACATGCGTTCGCGCACGGCCTGCTTCGTGGCCGCCGCCTCCGCACGCCAGCGCCGCGCGTCGTCGGTCTTGCCAAGCTCCTCCGCGATCTCCCCCAGGCTGCGCTGAAGTTCGTAGATGTACACCGTCGCGTCCACGCCCTTGAGGCGAATCGGCTTCCACGTGTCCGCCTCGGGGTCGGCGAAGAGATAGCGGCTCGCGTACTCCTGCCCCGTTTCTCCCTGGTTGACGACGTCGTAGAGATGGCTGCCCGCGCGGTCGCGCTCGCGCGCGAAGTACTCCGCGTAGCGGCAGAGCGGCTCATAGATAGTCTTGAGGAAGCCCTTGTCGCCGAACAGGTTGTAGACCTGCAGGGCGCCCGCACCCCAGTTGGCGTGGTAGAAACCCTCGTCGTGCCACGCCACGCCGAGGTGGCCGGCGAAGCTGCCGCTGTCGAGTTGGTTCTCGACGAAGTTGACCAGGCTCCCCTCGGCGAATGACGGGAAGTTCATCCACGAGCACTCCAGCATGTGGCACTGAGCGCTGTAGGAGATGTGACAGCGGAACCCGCCGATGCCCTCAAAGATGCAGGGGTGCCGGAGATTGCCCTCCATCGCCGCCACCATCAGCAAGCGCAGGCCGTACCACCGATACCAGTAGTAGGTCGTGAGGTACGGGTCGCTGCATTCGAAGTACGGCACGGAATCGAAGAACTTGCGCCAGCCCTTCTCACTCGATGCGACGACGTCAACCTCCGGCAGCTTTCCGATCGCCCTCTCCGCGTGGCCCGACTCGGTGGATGCGGCGAACGCGAAGCTGACATGCCACGATTCGCCCGGCGGTATCTCGACCCGGTAATGGAGACCCAGGTGCACCAGTCCGTCAGACCGAGTCCCGACCGCGAACTCGTCCTCGCCGGGAAGGCCCGCGTCGCTCAGCTTGTCCTGGAACACCGACATCTCCCACAGCGGGGACGTGTCGTGCCATTCCGTGGGGTTGATGGTGTGCGACGTCGGCGGGATGTCCGCCCCGATGGCGGCGTGGAGCTCGACCTCCGCGCCCGCGCGCCGGACGGTGATGGGAAACACGAGCGCCGCGCCGTCGCGCCGAGGCGGACCGATGCTGACCCCGTCGCGCTCAAGTTTCTCCGCTCTGGGCTGAAGGCTCCATTGGATGAGGGCGATCGTCAGGGCCTGGTCGCTTCGGTTGGCGAGGGTCAAGCGGCTGGCGAAGATGTGGTTGCCGACGATGACGCGATCCTCGCGACATTCGAGGCCGACGGCCTCGCGCTCGATGGTCAGGCGGTCGGGGCGCCACACGCGGCGGCGGGTCGAGAACGCGATTGGCCGGTGCCGCTCGTCGAGGATGAGGACGGTGAAGAGCCGTTCCAGTGGAAGGTCATAGAGATACGACTCATCCCAGAACCCGGGGGCGTCGAGGAAACGCGGCGACGCGGGGGCGTACATCGCCCCACGTCCGTTGGCGAGGTACCATTTATCCTCGCGCGCGAGGTGGTTGAGAGGGTCAATCGCCATTGCTGTCCCGGACGCCGCAGTTGCGTACGCCGGCAGGTCATTCCGCGCGGCAGGCGAAGTCTGCCCGCCTCAGGCGAGTGTGCTGCTCGCGGCCGAGATTCCTCACTCCGCTTGCTGCCCTGCGAAGCAGGAGTCGCTGCGTTCGGAATGGCGGGATCCCGGCGCCGGCTAGCACTCCCCCAGCTTGTCGCGCAGGAACTCGACGAGCCGGTCCGCGGAGACGCGCACCTGCTCCATGGTGTCGCGGTCGCGCACGGTGACGGTGTCGTCCTCAAGCGTCTGCGAATCAATGGTAACGCCGAACGGCGTCCCGATCTCATCCTGGCGGCGGTAGCGGCGGCCGATGCTGCCGCCCTCGTCGTACTCGACGAACCAGTGGCGCTTCAGTTCCTCGTAGATCGCCCGCGCGCGGTCGGGCATGCCGTCGCGGCGGACGAGCGGCAGCACGGCGGCTTTCACCGGAGCCAGCCGCGGATGCAGCCGCAGCACCGATTCGACCTCCGCTCCCGCGGAGCCGCGGCCCCCTTCGATCGCCTCGTATGCGTCCACCACAAACGCGAGGACGCTGCGATCTACCCCGCCCGACGGCTCGATAACGTGCGGCAGATAGCGCTGCTTCGTCGCCTCGTCGAAGTACGCGAGGTCGCGGCCCGAGTGTTCCTGATGCTGCCGCAGGTCGAAATCCTGGCGGTTGGCAATGCCCTCCAACTCGGACCAGCCGAACGGGAAGTTGTACTCGATGTCGGAGCAGCGCGACGCGTAGTGCGCGAGTTCGTCCTCGCCGTGCTCGCGCAGGCGCAGGTTATCCCGCTTCACGCCGAAGGCAGTGTACCACTTCAGGCGCTCTTCGACCCAATACTCGAACCACTGGTCCGCCTCGTCCGGCGGCACGAAGTACTCGATCTCGTACTGCTCGAACTCGCGGCTGCGGAACGTGAAATTGCCGGTCGTGATTTCGTTGCGGAATGACTTGCCGATCTGGGCGATGCCGAACGGCGGCTTCTTGCGGCTCGACACGAGCACGTTCTTGAAGTTGGCGAAGATGCCCTGGCAGGTTTCCGGCCGCAGGTACGTCACCGCCGCGTCGTTCTCGACCGGACCCATGAAGGTCTTGAACATGAGGTTGAAGGGGCGCGCCTCGGTCAGCTCCCCGCCGCACGCCGGGCAGCGGTCGCCCGCGAGGTCATCGGCGCGGAATCGCTGCTTGCACTGCTTGCAGTCCACCAGGGGATCGGTGAAGCTCTTGACGTGACCGGACGCCTCCCACACCCGCGGATGCATGAGGATCGCGGCGTCGAGCCCGACCATGTCCGCGCGCTCCTGCACCACCGCGCGCCACCATGCGGCCTTGACGTTGTTCTTCAGCAGCACCCCGAACGGGCCGTAATCCCACACCGACCCGGTGCCGCCGTAGATCTCGGATGACGGGAAGATGAACCCCCGGCGCTTGCAGAGCGAGACGATGCGCTCCATCTTGAGTTGCTGCTCATTGGTCTGCTGGTTGGCTGTTTCCGGTTTGCTCACGGCGTCACGGACCTCACGATATGCTTAATTCGCAGCCGCGGGCGGCTGCACCATACGAATCAGGTTGTTCACGGCCGATCCCACCCGCCCGCGCTACCTAGACGCGGGCGCACGCCGCGCGTCTCTCCTCCGCGCGTTCACGCGCGCGGGTGCGTTGACTGGTACACTTCCCGCAGGTGATCCGCGGAGACGTGTGTGTAGATCTCCGTCGTCGAGATGTCGGCGTGGCCGAGCATCTCCTGGATCGCCCTGAGGTCCGCACCGCGCTCGAGCAAGTGCGTGGCGAAGGAATGGCGCAGCGTGTGCGGCGACACACGTTCCGCGATTCCCGCCAGCGCCGCGTACCGCTTGATGATCTTCCAACACGCGACGCGCGTCAGCTTGCCGCCGGCGCGTCCCGGAAAGAGCGCGGTCGAGCCGCTCTTGCGCGACGCGAGATAAGGCTCGAGCGCCTCGATCGCCTTGCGCCCCAGCGGCACGATGCGTTCCTTCGATCCTTTGCCCATGCAGCGGACGAATCCCAGCTTCAGGTTGACGTCGCCGATCTCGAGTTCGACCGCCTCGGACACGCGCAGCCCGGTCGCATAGAGCAACTCCAGCAGCGCGCGGTCGCGCAAGCCGCGCGCGGTGGAGGAGTCGGGCTTGGCGAGCATGGCCTCGACCTGCGCCAGCGTCAGCACGCCGGGCAGCCTGGTTTCCAGTCGGTGCGATTCGATATTGGCTGTCGGGTCCTGCTCGATCATCCCCTCACGCATGAGGTATCGGTAGAACGATCTCACTGCGGACAGCTTGCGCAGCACGGTGGTCGGCGCCGCGCCGGCCTTGCGCAGCCGGCCAAGATATCGCAGCAGGTGAGACTCGTCGGCATCGGCCAGCTTCGGCGCGCCGATCTCGGCGAGGAACGCCAGGAAAGCTTCCAGGTCCCTCCGGTACGCGGCGATGGTGTTGTTGGACAGACCGCGCTCGAGAGCGACGTGGTCGAGGAACAGATCCAGCGTGTGCCGCGCATCGGCGTGGAGTCCGGTCATAGCTTGAACAGGCGCCTTGCGTTGCCCTGGAGCACTGCGTCCTTCTGCGAAGACTCCAACTGAGCATCGCGCACCGCGCCAACCGCGAACGCCGGGTGCACCAGCGGCTGGTCGGTGCCGAAGACGACGCGATGGGGGCCTGCCTTCTCCATGGCGTAGGCAATCTTATCCCGGTCCGCCACGCGCCCCCCGCACTCGATCACGATATTGACGCGCTTGTCCGCGAGCCGCGCCGCCGGCTGCCAGTGCGCACCGGCCATGTTGCCGATGATGATATGTGCGCTGGGGAACTGCTCGGCCAGAGCATCAAGCCGCGCGAGTTCCCCTTCACTGCGCACCTGCACCATGAGCGGCTTGTCGTAGCGCAGCAGCGCCTTGACCAGCTGCGCTGTCAGCGGCGAATCCATCGGCTGCATGTGGTAGGCGGCATGCATCTTCGCGCCGATGAAATCCCGCCGCCGCAAGTAGGTCTGTATCTGCTCGAGAGAGAGATCCACGAAGTTGGGGTTGATGACGCACCACCCAAAGAGGTCGTCAGAGCCCTCGATGACCTCCGCAACTTGCGCGTTGCCCGACTCGATCTCGCCGGTGATCGCCACCGTGCTCGCCAGGAACACCCTCTCGATGGCGAAGCGCTTCATACCGGCGCGGATTTCGTCAACCGTCTGTGCGCGGACCGGCCAGAACCAGGGCCCGTAATGCGCATGGACGTCTATTATCGGCACTTGCTCACCTCATCGGCGTCAGCAAGATACTGGGCGTCGCGGCATGTCGTTCCCAGCCGCCCCGCTGTCAATCCTGCTCCAGCAGCCGGGCGAAGTTGCCGCCCAGGATCGCCGCCCGGTCACCCTCCGACAAATCGGCGAACTTCAAGCGCAGATACGCGCTCGAGAAGTACTTGAGCGGCGCGCGCGACCCGAACAGCAGTCGATCGCTGCCGACCTCGTCCGCAGCCGACTCGATTCCGCCCACCGAGGTCACCAGGTGGGTTTCCATAGAGATGTTGGGGTCGGTCTTCATGACCATCAAGGTTTCGCCGAAGTTGTGGTAGCCCACGCCGGAGAGGACGACCCGCGCCTGGCACTGCTCGGCGATCCGGCCGATAACCGTAGCTGCGCCCTGGCGACCGGCTTCCACCATGACCAGTGCCCCGGCTTCCGCGGCCAGCTTCAGCGCCTCTGCGAAACACGCGTGATCGAGCGACCATTCCTGCGTCTCGGGAAAGAGCGCGAACATCCGGAAGCCCTGCTCGGCGCGCTCCGCCAACTCCTCGACACACACCGTCCCGCGCCTGGGGTCAACCGTTCCGACGGGCAGAAGTCGCGCATCGTCCTGCGCGGCCTGCCAAGTCGTGTCGTTGCCGCGGCGGGAATCCACGAATATCCCCACGGTGGACAAAGTGGCCGCGCGCGCGACGCTGTGTTTGTCCAAAACTGCCGACAAAGCTTGGAGCGACACGTCAACCGGCCGGCTCGCCCAGAAGCCGAAAAGCGTACTTATGTCCCGAATCGCCGGTTCTGACACTACCCGCCTCCCGGGTGCTGGGATCCTCGTATCGTCACGCCCGGCAGTGCGCGTACGGCCAACCCCACAAGGATATGCTGCAAGACATGCAGAGCCGCACGCCGTGTGTCCATTCTCCACACCTGTGGATAAACCTGTGAACTCACCCTCGCGAGCGCCGCCATTTCCGACCGACGCGGGCTCGGCCATGGGTCGCTACCGTGACCGGACCGGTTCCCAGACCGCGGACGACTTCGGCGTCATCCCTCAGGTGCAGCACACCCATCCGGCCGCACGAAGCGCGCCACCGGAGCGAATGACCGCCTGTGCACCGGGCAAATGCCGAGTCGTTCGATCGCCAGGCGATGGGCGCGCGTCCCGTAGCCCTTGTGGGCGGCGAACCCGTAACCCGGATAGAGCCGCTCGAGCCGCTCCATGATGCGGTCGCGAGTGACCTTGGCAACCACCGAGGCCGCCGCGATAGACATGCTGTACGCGTCGCCGTCAACGATGGGGCGTTGGAAGACGGGAAGGCCGGGCACCGAGAACCCGTCCACCAGCACGCAGTCGGGCTGGGCGGACAGGCGAGACAGCGCCAACCGCATGGCTTTGAGCCCGGCCTGGCGTATGTTGATGCGGTCCAGTTCATCCACATCCACGATGCCGACCGCCGCCGCAGTCGCGCGTTCCATGATGATCGAGCAGAAGTGCGGTCGCTTATGGGCGGCGAGGCGCTTGCATTCCCACAGCCCCGGACTCTTGAAGTCGCGGGGCAGGATCACCGCGGCCGCCACCACCGGCCCCGCCAGAGGCCCGACGCCGGACTCGTCGACGCCTGCGATGAGCTGATGACCCGAGTTCCACAGCTCCCGCTCGTGCTTCCACAAGGCGTCGAGGCGGGCGTTCTCGGCACGCGTCCGCGCTCCCTTGCGCGCGGCCTGGGACCGCTTGCGGAGGCGATCCTTCGCGCGCGACGGCGCGCTATCGCCGTCATCACCTGGCAAGCGCCATTCTCCCCGGTGGCCAGAAGATAATCATCGCCTTGCCCAGAAGGTTGGCCCGATTGAGGAATCCCCAGCGGTGGCTGT
Proteins encoded in this region:
- a CDS encoding ribonuclease HII; amino-acid sequence: MPGDDGDSAPSRAKDRLRKRSQAARKGARTRAENARLDALWKHERELWNSGHQLIAGVDESGVGPLAGPVVAAAVILPRDFKSPGLWECKRLAAHKRPHFCSIIMERATAAAVGIVDVDELDRINIRQAGLKAMRLALSRLSAQPDCVLVDGFSVPGLPVFQRPIVDGDAYSMSIAAASVVAKVTRDRIMERLERLYPGYGFAAHKGYGTRAHRLAIERLGICPVHRRSFAPVARFVRPDGCAAPEG
- a CDS encoding sugar ABC transporter permease, which translates into the protein MATPAETPKRRRWRRYVGSYAFLLPNFLGFLVFTLLPVAAAFVLSFTEWGVLDQPRFVGLRNFDKLLAFHREGSGLVANDPYFWKYIWNTVFLMFGIPLSIAGSLFCALLLNQRLRGVVFFRTLFFLPAICSAVAVTLLWKWIFQEDYGLLNVWLRNIGMTQPPRWLVSTAWAKPAFIIMSLWMTVGGYNCILYLAGLQNIPGELYEAADMDGANWWHKLRYVTWPMLSPTTFFVVTMAIISGFQGGFIAAYMMTGGGPAGATTTIMLYIYQNAFQWFQMGYAAAIACVLFGLIFGFTLLNWRLSQRVAFFQ
- a CDS encoding glycine--tRNA ligase; the encoded protein is MERIVSLCKRRGFIFPSSEIYGGTGSVWDYGPFGVLLKNNVKAAWWRAVVQERADMVGLDAAILMHPRVWEASGHVKSFTDPLVDCKQCKQRFRADDLAGDRCPACGGELTEARPFNLMFKTFMGPVENDAAVTYLRPETCQGIFANFKNVLVSSRKKPPFGIAQIGKSFRNEITTGNFTFRSREFEQYEIEYFVPPDEADQWFEYWVEERLKWYTAFGVKRDNLRLREHGEDELAHYASRCSDIEYNFPFGWSELEGIANRQDFDLRQHQEHSGRDLAYFDEATKQRYLPHVIEPSGGVDRSVLAFVVDAYEAIEGGRGSAGAEVESVLRLHPRLAPVKAAVLPLVRRDGMPDRARAIYEELKRHWFVEYDEGGSIGRRYRRQDEIGTPFGVTIDSQTLEDDTVTVRDRDTMEQVRVSADRLVEFLRDKLGEC
- a CDS encoding amidohydrolase family protein, which gives rise to MSEPAIRDISTLFGFWASRPVDVSLQALSAVLDKHSVARAATLSTVGIFVDSRRGNDTTWQAAQDDARLLPVGTVDPRRGTVCVEELAERAEQGFRMFALFPETQEWSLDHACFAEALKLAAEAGALVMVEAGRQGAATVIGRIAEQCQARVVLSGVGYHNFGETLMVMKTDPNISMETHLVTSVGGIESAADEVGSDRLLFGSRAPLKYFSSAYLRLKFADLSEGDRAAILGGNFARLLEQD
- the xerD gene encoding site-specific tyrosine recombinase XerD, yielding MTGLHADARHTLDLFLDHVALERGLSNNTIAAYRRDLEAFLAFLAEIGAPKLADADESHLLRYLGRLRKAGAAPTTVLRKLSAVRSFYRYLMREGMIEQDPTANIESHRLETRLPGVLTLAQVEAMLAKPDSSTARGLRDRALLELLYATGLRVSEAVELEIGDVNLKLGFVRCMGKGSKERIVPLGRKAIEALEPYLASRKSGSTALFPGRAGGKLTRVACWKIIKRYAALAGIAERVSPHTLRHSFATHLLERGADLRAIQEMLGHADISTTEIYTHVSADHLREVYQSTHPRA
- a CDS encoding amidohydrolase family protein, coding for MPIIDVHAHYGPWFWPVRAQTVDEIRAGMKRFAIERVFLASTVAITGEIESGNAQVAEVIEGSDDLFGWCVINPNFVDLSLEQIQTYLRRRDFIGAKMHAAYHMQPMDSPLTAQLVKALLRYDKPLMVQVRSEGELARLDALAEQFPSAHIIIGNMAGAHWQPAARLADKRVNIVIECGGRVADRDKIAYAMEKAGPHRVVFGTDQPLVHPAFAVGAVRDAQLESSQKDAVLQGNARRLFKL
- a CDS encoding carbohydrate ABC transporter permease, with amino-acid sequence MDDRRTTGMRRRRRSGRSNALLKMLAYAALGAIGFVMAVPLAWMIVTSLKDPTQVVVSHDRWLPTRQVTNQYGPIYTAVINGREMRGAEVGRTPTAKRLRLVEPSDMVGQVVAVPSGAARPVERLHLEWRNYIGAWKAIRVESAFAGLLQNADGFLVFYINSIIVAVLVTLGQVTTSSLAAYAFARLRFPGRNGLFLGYLATLMVPGVITMIPVYILLSRLRLTDTYWALILPAMFSAYGTFMLRQFFLTIPSDLEDAARIDGASLLGIYWNVILPLSKPALAALTTFVFLHTWNDFMWPLIVIDSLSLKTLPIGLAHFQGPYLTEWHLLMAASVIVMVPVLIVFIVGQRYFVRGIILSGLKA